CCGATCGCTAGCAAATACGTGCAGGCTGTAGCTCAAAGGCCCAGCTGCAGTGGCTGGCTGACACGTGAAAATCGTATAAATGCTCTCAAATTCAATTCCCATTAAAAAatacccaaattttttttttttaaaaaaagaaaagaaataaacaaaaatgcCCTCAAAATTCAAATTCTGGTATTCTACGCCAAGTTACAAAGATCCAGAGGCCCCCATAAAAGCGTGAGTGGAAGGAGTGAACTTGGTGGGTTTTCTGCGTGGAATACATTAAAACGGTGACGTTTAGTCTGCCGGCAGATAATTTGTCACTCTCTGCTgacgattttttattttttcatgaaaaGGAATATTGCTTCCGTCGGTGCCAACCGCAAATCATTAGCATTTATGATTAATTATTTTACGTTCCTCATCGTAaaagacacaaaaaaaaaaaaaaaaaaaaatcttgatatatataaataaagttagcTATTAATCtacttattaatattaatttttttatatttaaattttaaattaatattatttttaataaaatttattttttatctaatcacaataaattaatatacatattaatacataattatgtttataattaaattttttaaaaaaatatatatactccaaaatgaATGTAATCCCAATGAAAACTGATTACTTCGAAATGTGGATGTCAAGAACTTTACATCGCATGACTTGACTTCAAAGTTAAAGTGGGACGGCACATTGTATTTTGAGTGCCTCTCCGGCGACACACATGGGTATCCCGTCGGtgctttcttttaaaaaatatatataaaaaaatccatCACATcgttaataaatatttttttaatcattaaataagaaaattgaaaaaaaaaaattatcagaaCCCGGTCGGGATCGTAGGAGCAGcatttctcttatatttttCACCGTTACATTTCAGCAATTTTATTaggtatttaatattataatactcATGCTATACGTTATTTCTCTTATTCGAACATTTTAATATTGAGTAACGGTAGATAtcatcttaaaatatataaaattttcacattctctttaaaaaaagaaaagtttattattaaaatcttttttctatttttttttttttgttagatgacatcttaaaattataaatataatttatttttaatttagacaAATTTAAAGACGTCTTTAATGTTCGGACGAGAACTTGGAAGAGGACATGATACTCAACCATGGTATGCATTTCCCTCCTCTGATTCTCGAATTTAATTAgcttgaaaaaaaaagtttcaagtCAACTATAAATGCAATGCAATGCAAGGCCACATGTCCTTAGATTCTACGGTTGGACacaggaaaacaaaaataaaagtgctACCTATATAAAGAGTACAAACAGGTAAATCgatgtgattttatatgatatattaaatttattttataataaaaataattctataatatgacataatttatcaaattacattaatttataaatttattttgtataattttttatgaataaaatatttctctaacaGAAATATCATCGGATTCTTTGGTTGTGGTAGGGAATAGAGACACCTACAATCCAAGAGAAGGAATGGGCCACATGCCCACATGGTAACATTTATGGATTCCTACTTCCCAATCAAGCTTGCTGCTACACTACCCCCAGCCAGATCCCACAAGCATGGCCTACAATGTCAATAGAAATGGAATTATATCCACCATTTCTAGCCAAGAAATGCAAAGCTGGCCTTCTTTGAATTTCTAGCTTCCACCCAGAATCACAGGCTCTAAGGGGAACCCGTTAGAAAATGCACCAGTGCTGCGAGTTCATTTAGCTCGGACACAAATTTTCAGTaagaaatatatgtatttatataaatagttgtATCGAAATCGAAATCTACCAAGCCATCCAGACAGTTAAATTATCCAGCATCACATGTGGGTCATATATCTAAACAAATTCACATGCAAATACCCCCATTTATACGTCTCTGTCCAGGTGGAATCCCCTGTGACTTCCTGTCCTTTATTTGGATTTAAACATCAATCACCATTTACCCTCTGAAGTCTATTCTAAAGCATCTTGTCCTCAGCATGTCATTTCTGGAGAAACCAATTAACCTGAAAATCCAAACCAAAAGCTCGGATCAAGGGTTGAATTGCTAAAGATTAGGATAAATCGCAATTAGACGTCAAAGGAcattcaaaacaacaaaatattttgtGGGCATTAAGCACGACACAGTTAGCAGTTGATTGTCATGACATACTAATAACAAGCTTGGAAAACACGGATAACAGAATTAAACTCACAGATCTTGAGATTGCCATATTACAATATGCTGGCATTGGCTTTGTGAATTGAGATTACCCTAACTTGAATCCTAATTTTAGAGCTACAAAACATCAGAGCATCAAAACCATTCCTCACCTTCAAATATGAAATGCTGAGGATAGAGCACTAGCAGAAACAATGCTCAACAACTTAACCTGAAGTCGAACCAGCAGCACAAGAAGCTGGCCGATTGCTGTCATTCTCCACAACATTCTGGTCAGTAACTTCAGAATCTTGGTTGGCAGTATTATCATCTCTGGTTTCAAGGTGCTCCATCATACGAGATACACTGGCAATTCCTGCATTCACTTCCCTCTGAACTTCAGGGCCGATATCTGACATGGAAGTATTACGAGAGAAAAGCCTCTCCTTCCACCCTcttgtattttttgaaagcgACTCTTTGTATCTAAAATGCAAGTACAGCAAGTGTTAATGAAAATGGCCAATGGaggaatatatttaatttgcCACATTCAAAATGGGATACCagaaataagtatatatattcaGAAATAGTACCTCATCGACATGGCATTAAATCTAGATTTCAGAGACTCTGAAAATGACTGAAAATCAGATGGCCCTGCTCTATCAGGATTTGGTGGTGAGGAATGACTAGCAGGGCTCCTACAAAAAGATGTCAAATAAATTTCCTAAGAACCAAATAAATGCTGCATATGAGTACATAGCAGAAACTGAAACACAACTTACGCATTCCAAATATGTGTAGATATGTTACAAAGGAAAGCTATGCCACTTATTGAAGGATATAGAATAATCATGATTACCGATTATTAAGGGAAATTCCTTGACGATTTGTTGGCAGGAAAGCAGATCCGGAGGCTGGGGAAGAATCTTGATCAGTATGAGCAGAAGGAATATGTGAAACCTGCTGGGATGGTACATCTCCACCCGATGCAAGTGGGGTAGATGGACTAGCCACACTGATTGAAGCTGGTTCATTGTCCACTCTGGGAGCAGAAACAGGACCAGAAGGTCCACCAGGATGAGCGGAAAACACCAAAAAGTGTGGACGGGTATGGGCAGCTGATCGACTCCTCTGGCCTTCCCTCCTACCAATATTGTGGGCCCTTCCCATTGCTGCAGCAGCTGCCAAATGCTGGATTATACGCTCTTCAAGTTCAGCATCATTAGCACCTACTGGCAACTGCATTACCACACAAAAATTAACATAAGAATAACCTGATGGACACATTGTAATAGGTTTGATAATAGATGAAATGAAACACAATTCCAAGTAATAATCAGAAACAGACATGCTGCAATTCAAAATCACCAAGGGTGGGATGATGAAATATAGTGGCATTTCTTGCTGGAgtaactctaaagttcctctcacGTACTACCGTCTCAAGCAATTCTTGACTGCCACAATATGAACGAACATAAGAAGACTACATGAGtataattacaagaaaaattgtAGTAACTTTCAAAAACCAACACAACTAAAATGAACCTGGTGGGATCCTTCAGGCTAACAGGTTGCCAACACATGGGACACTGAGAGCTTCTCTGGCACCTAAAATTATATCAGTTAATGTTAGATTCCAACATTTTATTCCTAAATCCATGATCATGTACATGATGAAATTCACGGCTATCAGAGGCTCCTCACTGAGAGGTGCTAAATGAACTAAATGATAagttttgatcaaaataagAAAGGAAAGAGATAATTGAActtaagaaaaaattacttCCTCTTTGCCAAATTGTTTGTGCACcttataaaaacaatttaactttaaGCAGCATCATTTTAATGCATTATCttagtcatttttattttgaaaaaggaaaaaagtcaTCACTCCAAAATCACCTCCTTAATTTAAACTCAATtaaagagaaggagaaggaagtctgttaactttccaaataaagtAAGAGTACATTCAGAAGGTTATTAAAATTGTATTCAACAACTTTCCATTATTTGGAAACATACCAAAACAGAATCTGGGATAAACAATATGATGGATATAGCAGCGCATTCAATTTTCTCATAGGTTGTTTATGGGACAACAGGTACATCAGCTTTTTGGTGTTTGATCTATTACTTATTGGAAAATGATCCGGGAGGATGTGGTGGTCATTCTAAGTGCCGACTGGTTCCGTACTTGCTCTACCAAAgagtgcgtgtgtgtgtgtgtgtgtgtgagagagagagagagagagagagagagagagagagagagagagagagagagagagagagagagagagagagagagagagagcatggagATGATGCTCGGTAGCTGTTTTCTCCTGAACTTTTAGGTGCAGCAAATAAAATTTCCTCATGATGAGGAAGCATTTTATTCGCAATTTGCTACACAGTTTTACTGGGTTCACCTAATGGATTTTAAggcacttttaaatatattggtgTGCTTCATGGTTTGCTATTTCTACTTTTAATTATATTGGTATAGTGTAGAGTCTTATATTTCTACTTTCCATGGATTTTTAGCACCTTTCCCTTTGATAGTTTGGTGAGTTTCCTGATTACTGGAGTATTGTCCTCTTTAGTTATTAATAAAGTCTTACATTGTCAAAAGAATTTATATAGGCATGGTTTcctatttctcttcttcctGATGTTGGTTgttcattctctctttcttgtgttgttttcttctctattttttctgcAATCATTTATCATTAACTGGTTTCACTTACAGTCCCATAATATATCACTAATCCCTTAGAAACGCTAAGgtgtagtttggatagtgagatgagattagatagttttagataaaagttgaaagttgaataaaatattgttaaaatattattttataatattattattgttttggatttgaaaaagcTGTGATGATGAGACGAGATGAAACCGtttttgtatccaaactaaGCCTAACTCTATACACTAAACTTTCTCAACTTTATCCAACATCGGACTACTGgacttgaaggaaaaaaaagcaCATATATCAATCAACAGAAGAtaggtgtaaaaaaaatataatggagAACTATAAAAGAGGAAAATTTTGCTTTCTCCCCCAAAACAAAATGATTACAACAGAGGTGGAAGAGGATGCTTCGTATCAGAAAAGAAAGTCGCAGAACAAttcaaaaactgaaaataaagcATTTATACCATTCAAGGATGCACTGAAGGTGAAATTCATGCTTGCAAGTAGTCAACTGCAAGGCAAGCGAGAGGATAAAATCAAAGTCACATTTCTATAATACTAGAAAGAGTAAATAGTGCACAAGCTTTtgcaagaaacaaaacaaatgaagaggaaggaggggaggggaggagtgctatgatagatgtattaaatatacTACCGTTGATGGATCGCTTTCAGAAAAATCTTCAAGGCATATGCTGCAAGCATCATCACAGGCTTGTTGTATTCCCCCTTCCACAAAGGCTGCAGCCGATGTCATATGACTTTCAGGCTTTGCCTCCTCCATCTCCAGAAcctttaaaacataaaaacctTCAAATTACAGACAAAACTAGAATTTGAATCATTTGATACTCCCTCAAGACCTAAGAAATCTTTCTGCAAAAGTCATTCGACCAATGCAGCAGATTCAAAATCCCACGTCTGTTCCCAGAGCGAGGACAACATTACATACTTTGAAAGTTCTTCCATCtgatacgtttttttttttttttatccaaagaTTTTCACACATTAGATTCGAAAAGGCTAAAAATAAACCacttaaaaaaaactatttgctTCTGTATCAACCTAGTTCGAGTTGTCTTCAACATTTGTGGGATACAAATCACATACTAAATGCTAGCTGAATCAGAAATTGTCCATGACATTTCAGAAAGTTGCTTTCTCCTTCGTGCATTTATAAATACGTGAAATTTTTagtggtaatattttttgtgccAACTAGCAGAAAACAGCAAGGAAGCTATTTTGGGTTTTATCCATAAACCATAACCAAAATGAGGATTCTACCTGTTTTCACgcaaaaaattagtttttacaTCAAAGCCCTCAACTATTGGAGAGAAAAATTTACGTAGAAGCAAACCTAGGCAACCACATATACAGattaatttaacaaaaatagATCGGAAAAGGATGTTACACATGATAGAATATAAATCCAAGAAACCAATAATAGATTTTTTGAACAGAAgacaatttcctttttttttttttttttttttttatcgaatTTCAGTCAGAAAGATATTGGGTTTACCTCCATAAAGGAATTTGAAATGTTCCAGAAACTGGGTAAAGGAACGCTAGTTGACCAAAGAGCAAGCTGTGAATTCCCAAAGAGCAACACAACCAAAACCAATGCTAGTGATCCATGCAGGCAGGGAAATCAAAACCCTAGAATTCAGTGATGACCATGATAAActaaactgagagagagagaagaaaaaaagagaggagagaggaaTCAGAGACCCTGTTTGTCTCCCTCTCAACCTTTGATCATGGTTTTGCTgctgcttttaattttttattcttttttatctttggcTTGTGTGTTGGAAATAAACCCACCACCCCCACAGCATCTCAAAGGGACTCATCCAGTCATCCTTCCACCTCCACCTCCccctttaaaataatattttgtaatctTATCCCTTtcccattttattaaaaattttaaaaatcttatacagatttaaaaatatacaattttatatttttcagttattagataatttattttttaggctTTTGGATTTTCATTACTTCTATGGTATATTATTAACATAGAAGTAATTAAAATAGAACCACATGAAATTCTTTAATTATCACAGTatacatcatatcatattatatcattaaaaataatatttatttaagaattttaataccacgatatattataataaaataaaaatattacgttATTTATATTATGAGAGTGTATaatgaatttaatatttattaataattattaaaagttAATGGTGCGAAGAAAATTGGCACTGGTTGTTGCAAGGAACTTGCAACCATATGGTTTATTCAAATCATAATTAAGAAACCCACCGGTTTTGAACAAGTAGGTCAACGAAAAACTGAACCGTTAGGCCAGCTTTGAAAGGGTGGGTGGTAGTTTGCCACCCGGACTTCGGTGTGtccattattacaaatttttttaatttttaatttatttaaatatttttaaaaaataaaaaatatcaatatattaaaaaataatttcttaatgattaaatagagaaaaaaattaaaaaaataataaaataaagagagatacTAACATTTTCTATATTAAAATATGGGTAACTTTAATCATAGAAGAGGGATGGATAAGTGACAAGTCCTGAAAGCAGCCATAGAAGACTTTGGAAATTGAATTTAAACGTTATTTAAATTGGATCATAAAAGCAGTGAGGGGAGAGAATATTCTGGACAATCTAGAAGAGACGAATTTGGGTTATTTATAATGGAAATGATGATTGTGTTAATTGGAGGTGTGTGCGCTCTAAATTCAAACACTACAGAGACAGGTGGAAG
This genomic interval from Carya illinoinensis cultivar Pawnee chromosome 10, C.illinoinensisPawnee_v1, whole genome shotgun sequence contains the following:
- the LOC122279842 gene encoding E3 ubiquitin-protein ligase RHF2A-like: MEVLEMEEAKPESHMTSAAAFVEGGIQQACDDACSICLEDFSESDPSTLTTCKHEFHLQCILEWCQRSSQCPMCWQPVSLKDPTSQELLETVVRERNFRVTPARNATIFHHPTLGDFELQHLPVGANDAELEERIIQHLAAAAAMGRAHNIGRREGQRSRSAAHTRPHFLVFSAHPGGPSGPVSAPRVDNEPASISVASPSTPLASGGDVPSQQVSHIPSAHTDQDSSPASGSAFLPTNRQGISLNNRSPASHSSPPNPDRAGPSDFQSFSESLKSRFNAMSMRYKESLSKNTRGWKERLFSRNTSMSDIGPEVQREVNAGIASVSRMMEHLETRDDNTANQDSEVTDQNVVENDSNRPASCAAGSTSG